A region from the Microcebus murinus isolate Inina chromosome 3, M.murinus_Inina_mat1.0, whole genome shotgun sequence genome encodes:
- the FAHD2A gene encoding oxaloacetate tautomerase FAHD2A, mitochondrial isoform X2 → MLVSGRRQLLTALLQAQKWTFQPSRDMRLVQFQAPHLAGPHLGLESENGGGVINLNAFDPTLPKTMTQFLEQGEATLSVAKRALVAQLPVLPRSEVTFLAPVTRPDKVVCVGMNYVDHCKEQNVRVPKEPIIFSKFASSIVGPYDDIILPPESQEVDWEVELAVVIGKKGKHIKATDAMAHVAGFTVAHDVSARDWQMRRNGKQWLLGKTFDTFCPLGPALVTKDSVADPHNLKICCRVNGEVVQSSNTNQMVFKTEELIAWVSQFVTFYPGDIILTGTPPGVGVFRKPPVFLKPALLQKGDEVQCEIEELGVIVNKVV, encoded by the exons ATGCTGGTCTCTGGTAGAAGGCAGCTACTCACAGCTCTTCTGCAGGCTCAGAAGTGGACCTTTCAACCCTCCAGAGACATGAGACTGGTGCAGTTCCAGGCACCCCACCTGGCAGGGCCTCACCTGGGCCTGGAGTCAGAGAATGGTGGAGGGGTCATCAACCTCAATGCCTTTGACCCCACACTCCCCAAGACAATGACGCAGTTCTTGGAGCAGGGAGAGGCCACCCTCTCAGTGGCAAAAAG AGCCCTGGTTGCCCAGTTGCCAGTTCTACCACGGTCAGAGGTGACCTTCCTGGCCCCAGTCACACGGCCAGACAAGGTGGTGTGTGTGGGCATGAATTATGTGGACCATTGCAAAGAACAGAACGTACGTGTGCCCAAGGAGCCCATCATCTTCAGCAAGTTTGCCAGCTCCATCGTGGGGCCTTACGATGATATCATCCTCCCACCCGAGAGCCAG GAGGTGGACTGGGAGGTGGAGCTGGCCGTGGTCATTGGGAAGAAGGGCAAGCACATCAAG GCCACAGATGCCATGGCTCATGTGGCCGGCTTCACTGTGGCTCATGATGTGAGTGCTCGTGACTGGCAAATGAGACGCAATGGGAAGCAGTGGCTGCTGGGGAAAACCTTCGACACCTTCTGCCCCCTGGGCCCTGCCTTGGTGACCAAGGACAGTGTAGCAG ATCCACACAACTTAAAGATCTGCTGCCGAGTGAATGGGGAGGTAGTCCAGAGCAGCAACACCAACCAGATGGTGTTTAAGACAGAAGAGCTGATAGCCTGGGTCTCCCA GTTTGTCACTTTTTACCCAGGGGACATCATCCTGACTGGGACTCCCCCAGGTGTTGGTGTATTCAGGAAACCCCCTGTCTTTCTCAAG CCTGCTCTGTTGCAGAAGGGAGATGAAGTCCAGTGTGAAATCGAAGAACTAGGTGTCATTGTCAACAAGGTGGTGTGA
- the FAHD2A gene encoding oxaloacetate tautomerase FAHD2A, mitochondrial isoform X1, whose translation MLVSGRRQLLTALLQAQKWTFQPSRDMRLVQFQAPHLAGPHLGLESENGGGVINLNAFDPTLPKTMTQFLEQGEATLSVAKRALVAQLPVLPRSEVTFLAPVTRPDKVVCVGMNYVDHCKEQNVRVPKEPIIFSKFASSIVGPYDDIILPPESQEVDWEVELAVVIGKKGKHIKATDAMAHVAGFTVAHDVSARDWQMRRNGKQWLLGKTFDTFCPLGPALVTKDSVADPHNLKICCRVNGEVVQSSNTNQMVFKTEELIAWVSQFVTFYPGDIILTGTPPGVGVFRKPPVFLKVSEGPDGTDGEVWVRTLWREERSEGSREGGQGAMGHGLLSSYLGTQG comes from the exons ATGCTGGTCTCTGGTAGAAGGCAGCTACTCACAGCTCTTCTGCAGGCTCAGAAGTGGACCTTTCAACCCTCCAGAGACATGAGACTGGTGCAGTTCCAGGCACCCCACCTGGCAGGGCCTCACCTGGGCCTGGAGTCAGAGAATGGTGGAGGGGTCATCAACCTCAATGCCTTTGACCCCACACTCCCCAAGACAATGACGCAGTTCTTGGAGCAGGGAGAGGCCACCCTCTCAGTGGCAAAAAG AGCCCTGGTTGCCCAGTTGCCAGTTCTACCACGGTCAGAGGTGACCTTCCTGGCCCCAGTCACACGGCCAGACAAGGTGGTGTGTGTGGGCATGAATTATGTGGACCATTGCAAAGAACAGAACGTACGTGTGCCCAAGGAGCCCATCATCTTCAGCAAGTTTGCCAGCTCCATCGTGGGGCCTTACGATGATATCATCCTCCCACCCGAGAGCCAG GAGGTGGACTGGGAGGTGGAGCTGGCCGTGGTCATTGGGAAGAAGGGCAAGCACATCAAG GCCACAGATGCCATGGCTCATGTGGCCGGCTTCACTGTGGCTCATGATGTGAGTGCTCGTGACTGGCAAATGAGACGCAATGGGAAGCAGTGGCTGCTGGGGAAAACCTTCGACACCTTCTGCCCCCTGGGCCCTGCCTTGGTGACCAAGGACAGTGTAGCAG ATCCACACAACTTAAAGATCTGCTGCCGAGTGAATGGGGAGGTAGTCCAGAGCAGCAACACCAACCAGATGGTGTTTAAGACAGAAGAGCTGATAGCCTGGGTCTCCCA GTTTGTCACTTTTTACCCAGGGGACATCATCCTGACTGGGACTCCCCCAGGTGTTGGTGTATTCAGGAAACCCCCTGTCTTTCTCAAG GTCTCTGAAGGTCCAGACGGCACTGATGGCGAGGTTTGGGTCCGCACACtctggagggaagagagaagtgaAGGTTctagggagggagggcagggagccaTGGGGCATGGGCTTCTCTCCTCTTATTTAGGAACCCAGGGATAG
- the FAHD2A gene encoding oxaloacetate tautomerase FAHD2A, mitochondrial isoform X3, with the protein MLVSGRRQLLTALLQAQKWTFQPSRDMRLVQFQAPHLAGPHLGLESENGGGVINLNAFDPTLPKTMTQFLEQGEATLSVAKRALVAQLPVLPRSEVTFLAPVTRPDKVVCVGMNYVDHCKEQNVRVPKEPIIFSKFASSIVGPYDDIILPPESQEVDWEVELAVVIGKKGKHIKATDAMAHVAGFTVAHDVSARDWQMRRNGKQWLLGKTFDTFCPLGPALVTKDSVADPHNLKICCRVNGEVVQSSNTNQMVFKTEELIAWVSQFVTFYPGDIILTGTPPGVGVFRKPPVFLKKGDEVQCEIEELGVIVNKVV; encoded by the exons ATGCTGGTCTCTGGTAGAAGGCAGCTACTCACAGCTCTTCTGCAGGCTCAGAAGTGGACCTTTCAACCCTCCAGAGACATGAGACTGGTGCAGTTCCAGGCACCCCACCTGGCAGGGCCTCACCTGGGCCTGGAGTCAGAGAATGGTGGAGGGGTCATCAACCTCAATGCCTTTGACCCCACACTCCCCAAGACAATGACGCAGTTCTTGGAGCAGGGAGAGGCCACCCTCTCAGTGGCAAAAAG AGCCCTGGTTGCCCAGTTGCCAGTTCTACCACGGTCAGAGGTGACCTTCCTGGCCCCAGTCACACGGCCAGACAAGGTGGTGTGTGTGGGCATGAATTATGTGGACCATTGCAAAGAACAGAACGTACGTGTGCCCAAGGAGCCCATCATCTTCAGCAAGTTTGCCAGCTCCATCGTGGGGCCTTACGATGATATCATCCTCCCACCCGAGAGCCAG GAGGTGGACTGGGAGGTGGAGCTGGCCGTGGTCATTGGGAAGAAGGGCAAGCACATCAAG GCCACAGATGCCATGGCTCATGTGGCCGGCTTCACTGTGGCTCATGATGTGAGTGCTCGTGACTGGCAAATGAGACGCAATGGGAAGCAGTGGCTGCTGGGGAAAACCTTCGACACCTTCTGCCCCCTGGGCCCTGCCTTGGTGACCAAGGACAGTGTAGCAG ATCCACACAACTTAAAGATCTGCTGCCGAGTGAATGGGGAGGTAGTCCAGAGCAGCAACACCAACCAGATGGTGTTTAAGACAGAAGAGCTGATAGCCTGGGTCTCCCA GTTTGTCACTTTTTACCCAGGGGACATCATCCTGACTGGGACTCCCCCAGGTGTTGGTGTATTCAGGAAACCCCCTGTCTTTCTCAAG AAGGGAGATGAAGTCCAGTGTGAAATCGAAGAACTAGGTGTCATTGTCAACAAGGTGGTGTGA
- the FAHD2A gene encoding oxaloacetate tautomerase FAHD2A, mitochondrial isoform X4, with product MLVSGRRQLLTALLQAQKWTFQPSRDMRLVQFQAPHLAGPHLGLESENGGGVINLNAFDPTLPKTMTQFLEQGEATLSVAKRALVAQLPVLPRSEVTFLAPVTRPDKVVCVGMNYVDHCKEQNVRVPKEPIIFSKFASSIVGPYDDIILPPESQEVDWEVELAVVIGKKGKHIKATDAMAHVAGFTVAHDVSARDWQMRRNGKQWLLGKTFDTFCPLGPALVTKDSVADPHNLKICCRVNGEVVQSSNTNQMVFKTEELIAWVSQFVTFYPGDIILTGTPPGVGVFRKPPVFLKVSVFGCKCHLVSKPW from the exons ATGCTGGTCTCTGGTAGAAGGCAGCTACTCACAGCTCTTCTGCAGGCTCAGAAGTGGACCTTTCAACCCTCCAGAGACATGAGACTGGTGCAGTTCCAGGCACCCCACCTGGCAGGGCCTCACCTGGGCCTGGAGTCAGAGAATGGTGGAGGGGTCATCAACCTCAATGCCTTTGACCCCACACTCCCCAAGACAATGACGCAGTTCTTGGAGCAGGGAGAGGCCACCCTCTCAGTGGCAAAAAG AGCCCTGGTTGCCCAGTTGCCAGTTCTACCACGGTCAGAGGTGACCTTCCTGGCCCCAGTCACACGGCCAGACAAGGTGGTGTGTGTGGGCATGAATTATGTGGACCATTGCAAAGAACAGAACGTACGTGTGCCCAAGGAGCCCATCATCTTCAGCAAGTTTGCCAGCTCCATCGTGGGGCCTTACGATGATATCATCCTCCCACCCGAGAGCCAG GAGGTGGACTGGGAGGTGGAGCTGGCCGTGGTCATTGGGAAGAAGGGCAAGCACATCAAG GCCACAGATGCCATGGCTCATGTGGCCGGCTTCACTGTGGCTCATGATGTGAGTGCTCGTGACTGGCAAATGAGACGCAATGGGAAGCAGTGGCTGCTGGGGAAAACCTTCGACACCTTCTGCCCCCTGGGCCCTGCCTTGGTGACCAAGGACAGTGTAGCAG ATCCACACAACTTAAAGATCTGCTGCCGAGTGAATGGGGAGGTAGTCCAGAGCAGCAACACCAACCAGATGGTGTTTAAGACAGAAGAGCTGATAGCCTGGGTCTCCCA GTTTGTCACTTTTTACCCAGGGGACATCATCCTGACTGGGACTCCCCCAGGTGTTGGTGTATTCAGGAAACCCCCTGTCTTTCTCAAG GTCTCAGTGTTTGGGTGCAAATGCCACCTCGTCTCAAAGCCCTGGTAA